In Halodesulfovibrio sp. MK-HDV, a single window of DNA contains:
- a CDS encoding amidohydrolase, protein MKRIYLLTVIASLLMSPNAMAVEQADMILTNAQIYGHKNADTIAIHNGNIVFVGKAKAMDTYRNKHTEIINLEQAYVMPGFIDNHNHVFEAASEIGGNCELDMDASLEEQIPYLMACSKKAKPDGWLIGYGFSLDAILNEDNRYTPLEVIDRVFPKQPVVFMEQTSHSMWVNSAALKLAGITKDSPEPQGGKILKDEKSGELNGILFDNAGDIIMEIAWNSLEKQFDQSYEGLMIGLEEAAAHGITTIGDGRLYWKRGWYKVWEQAEKNDDLTARVSLRPWIYPTDLMAPQLEFLKKVQSSDHSRLLLVDQVKMYSDGIIINGTAKTLAPYLDTYVPDEPHGINYIPPHQMKNWLEALDKIGFSAHIHAIGDGAVRESLNAVEHIRNKGSKKPYTLTHVELVNLTDVPRFAKLNVTADFQVGSDYVAEHDHQWAEPFIGAERSKALMNPRAIFDTGANVTLSSDWNVHDINPLIGIANSLKMGKTGLPDVHSAINAYTINAAESLGISDITGSITVGKSADFAILEQDITQLSADDIADTEILMTVLQGEVVFDSEE, encoded by the coding sequence ATGAAACGAATTTACCTTTTGACAGTAATAGCGAGTCTACTAATGAGTCCTAATGCAATGGCTGTCGAACAAGCAGATATGATTCTTACAAACGCCCAAATATACGGTCACAAGAATGCCGATACAATAGCCATTCACAATGGTAATATTGTTTTTGTTGGCAAAGCAAAAGCAATGGATACATACCGTAATAAACACACCGAAATCATTAATCTTGAGCAGGCGTATGTAATGCCGGGCTTTATTGATAATCACAACCATGTGTTTGAGGCAGCTTCAGAAATTGGCGGTAACTGTGAATTAGATATGGATGCATCACTTGAAGAACAAATTCCCTATTTAATGGCGTGCAGTAAAAAAGCAAAACCTGATGGCTGGCTGATAGGCTATGGGTTTTCTTTGGATGCAATCTTAAATGAAGACAATCGATACACACCGCTTGAAGTGATTGACCGTGTTTTTCCAAAACAACCTGTCGTGTTCATGGAGCAAACTTCGCATTCAATGTGGGTCAACTCCGCAGCACTTAAACTGGCAGGCATCACCAAAGACTCTCCCGAGCCTCAAGGGGGAAAGATCCTTAAAGATGAAAAAAGCGGTGAACTAAATGGAATTCTATTTGATAACGCTGGCGATATCATCATGGAGATTGCGTGGAATAGCTTAGAAAAGCAGTTCGACCAAAGCTATGAAGGACTAATGATTGGCCTTGAAGAAGCAGCAGCACATGGCATCACCACCATTGGGGATGGGCGACTTTATTGGAAACGCGGTTGGTATAAGGTGTGGGAACAAGCCGAAAAAAACGATGATTTGACCGCCCGTGTTTCACTACGTCCGTGGATTTACCCAACAGACCTAATGGCACCTCAACTAGAATTTTTGAAGAAAGTGCAATCGAGCGACCACTCACGCTTACTATTAGTAGATCAGGTCAAAATGTATAGCGACGGGATCATTATTAATGGCACGGCGAAAACACTAGCACCGTATTTGGATACCTATGTTCCGGATGAGCCTCATGGCATCAACTATATCCCACCACATCAAATGAAAAACTGGCTGGAGGCACTAGACAAGATAGGCTTCAGCGCCCACATCCATGCAATTGGTGATGGTGCGGTTCGCGAATCATTAAATGCCGTAGAACATATTCGTAACAAAGGTTCAAAAAAACCTTACACCCTTACTCACGTTGAATTGGTAAACTTAACGGACGTGCCTCGCTTCGCAAAACTGAATGTAACAGCCGACTTCCAAGTCGGTTCTGATTACGTAGCAGAACACGATCACCAGTGGGCAGAACCCTTTATAGGGGCTGAGCGCTCCAAGGCGTTGATGAACCCAAGAGCCATTTTTGATACAGGTGCGAATGTCACATTAAGCAGTGATTGGAATGTGCATGATATTAATCCATTAATTGGAATTGCGAATAGCCTGAAAATGGGAAAAACGGGGTTGCCAGATGTGCATTCCGCTATCAATGCCTACACGATCAATGCTGCTGAAAGTTTAGGAATCAGTGATATTACCGGATCAATAACTGTTGGAAAATCAGCCGACTTTGCCATTTTAGAGCAGGACATTACTCAGTTATCAGCCGATGATATTGCGGATACAGAAATCCTGATGACAGTGCTACAAGGTGAGGTTGTATTCGACTCAGAAGAATAA
- a CDS encoding phosphate-starvation-inducible PsiE family protein, protein MHNEKQQGPDTTLNAKCNILGKEDPLINLLEKKIRLAVRCLAILMTFVIIWGILDVVWILYQRMLEPPFLLLSIHDILATFGAFMAVLIAIEIFANITMYLREDVLHIRMVVATALMAAARKVIVLDLEYTKAEDIGAIGLVVLCLGVTYWLLGKKE, encoded by the coding sequence ATGCATAATGAAAAACAGCAGGGTCCTGACACTACATTAAATGCTAAGTGCAACATTCTAGGTAAAGAAGATCCGCTTATAAACTTACTGGAAAAGAAAATCAGGCTGGCAGTGAGATGCTTGGCAATACTAATGACGTTTGTGATTATTTGGGGAATATTAGATGTTGTATGGATTCTGTATCAACGAATGCTTGAACCACCCTTTTTATTGCTTAGTATCCACGACATACTGGCAACCTTCGGTGCATTTATGGCTGTGCTTATCGCCATTGAAATATTCGCCAATATAACCATGTACCTGCGCGAAGACGTGTTGCATATCCGCATGGTTGTCGCTACCGCTCTTATGGCCGCAGCCCGAAAAGTTATTGTGTTGGATCTTGAATATACCAAAGCGGAAGATATTGGTGCTATCGGTTTGGTAGTTCTATGCCTTGGCGTGACATACTGGCTTCTTGGAAAGAAAGAGTAG
- a CDS encoding HAD-IC family P-type ATPase, translating into MEWYTQSQDEIFKSFVVDSKGLTPEQVESQRKRYGENKVGKEEGVNYARIALHQLKSPLILILLIAVVVTLLLAEYVDALVILAVIVLNGVIGFVQEAKAEQSVRSLQQMITPKTIVTRGGKEMEIPSASLVPGDIVSLVSGAMVPSDIRLFSITELRVDESMLTGESVPAIKTTETLSDSGLSPGDQTNMVFMGTIVVNGRAKGVVVETGDRTMLGIIASTIRSAGKVVAPIQEKIERLAKYIGLLVMISTSLLFVFGLVLGASVKDMFLTAVAAAVATVPEGLPIVVTIAMAVGVKRMVKYNAIIRNLPAVETLGSTTVICSDKTGTLTVNRMTVTRLFDGINDLAVSGIGYTPEGAFDDMQGNLFPLSDQQLQVLRVGLLCNESRLVQRDGAWEVEGDPTEGALIVSAMKAELRVEKEILDWPQIAILPFESERGFMATLHEKDGKAFMFVKGGHDRLMELCTECVYSEGLNRDAILEKAKEYASQGMRVLAFAIKEMPAGTTSISDDDVSTGLVFIGLQGMLDPLRPEAIEAVGKCHDAGIRVVMITGDHAETATAIARNLDLEVADSGAVTGTRLIDIDEKGLDSLVRETSVFARIAPEDKFRIVNALKRQGEIVAVTGDGVNDAPALKTAHIGVAMGKGGTDVAREASDMVLVDDNFSSIFHAVREGRIVFDNLRKAVFFLLPTGLAAIWSILLTMIAGIPIPYVPAQLLWINIVTNGLQDVAFAFEPGEKDVEQRAPRPTGEGIVNGLLIQRTAIVSVCIALGVFFIFTLALNSEYELEKARTMAMTTMVLFQFFQAFNSRSEYTSVFQMNPFSNRFLFISMTLALLAQIWVVSSPTMEVIFRTRPLSVVEWGMCTSVAVSVVLVVEFDKYLRRKFRR; encoded by the coding sequence ATGGAATGGTACACCCAATCTCAAGATGAAATATTTAAATCGTTTGTTGTCGATTCTAAAGGGTTAACTCCTGAACAGGTAGAGTCCCAGCGTAAGCGTTATGGTGAAAACAAGGTTGGAAAAGAAGAGGGCGTTAACTACGCGCGTATCGCGCTTCATCAGTTAAAAAGCCCCCTTATTTTAATATTATTAATTGCTGTTGTGGTTACTCTTCTCCTTGCCGAGTATGTTGATGCATTGGTTATTCTGGCTGTTATCGTTCTGAATGGAGTTATCGGCTTCGTTCAAGAGGCTAAAGCAGAACAAAGCGTCCGATCTCTGCAACAAATGATTACTCCGAAGACCATAGTCACTCGGGGCGGAAAGGAAATGGAAATACCCAGTGCGTCTTTAGTACCGGGTGATATCGTTTCATTGGTTTCAGGAGCCATGGTTCCTTCAGATATCAGATTGTTTTCGATCACAGAGTTACGAGTCGACGAGTCTATGCTGACAGGGGAGTCTGTTCCAGCGATCAAGACGACTGAGACTTTAAGTGACAGCGGATTGTCTCCCGGTGATCAGACGAATATGGTCTTCATGGGAACGATTGTTGTGAATGGCAGAGCCAAGGGGGTTGTCGTAGAAACTGGCGATCGAACAATGCTCGGTATTATTGCCAGTACTATTCGCTCGGCAGGAAAAGTCGTCGCTCCAATTCAAGAAAAAATCGAGAGGCTTGCAAAGTACATCGGCCTCCTCGTTATGATTTCGACTTCCTTGTTATTTGTCTTTGGTCTTGTTTTAGGAGCATCCGTCAAGGACATGTTCCTGACTGCCGTTGCAGCAGCCGTTGCTACGGTTCCCGAAGGCTTGCCTATCGTCGTTACCATTGCGATGGCTGTCGGCGTTAAGCGCATGGTGAAATACAACGCAATTATCCGTAATCTTCCTGCCGTGGAAACTCTTGGTAGCACAACGGTCATTTGCTCAGACAAAACAGGTACTCTCACTGTAAACCGTATGACGGTGACCCGTCTGTTTGACGGAATCAACGACTTAGCTGTGAGCGGTATTGGCTATACCCCTGAAGGTGCGTTTGATGATATGCAAGGGAATCTTTTCCCTCTAAGTGACCAGCAGTTACAGGTATTACGTGTGGGACTTCTGTGTAACGAATCTCGACTGGTTCAGCGCGATGGCGCGTGGGAAGTAGAAGGAGATCCGACGGAAGGGGCACTTATCGTTTCAGCGATGAAAGCGGAACTGAGGGTGGAAAAGGAAATTTTGGATTGGCCCCAGATAGCCATTTTGCCGTTCGAATCAGAACGCGGCTTCATGGCAACGTTGCATGAAAAAGATGGAAAAGCTTTTATGTTCGTAAAAGGTGGTCATGACCGCCTTATGGAATTATGCACGGAATGCGTTTACAGTGAAGGGTTGAACCGCGATGCCATTCTGGAGAAAGCTAAAGAGTATGCTTCTCAGGGAATGCGGGTACTTGCCTTTGCTATTAAAGAGATGCCCGCAGGCACCACAAGTATAAGTGATGATGATGTGTCTACTGGCCTAGTGTTTATTGGCTTACAGGGAATGCTCGACCCACTTAGACCGGAAGCTATAGAAGCTGTTGGTAAGTGCCACGATGCGGGAATTCGTGTTGTTATGATCACTGGGGATCATGCTGAAACGGCAACAGCTATCGCACGCAATTTGGATTTAGAGGTTGCTGATTCGGGTGCGGTCACAGGTACACGCCTTATTGATATTGACGAGAAGGGATTGGATTCTCTGGTACGCGAGACTTCAGTTTTTGCCCGCATTGCACCGGAAGATAAGTTTCGTATTGTTAATGCTCTCAAACGTCAGGGAGAGATTGTTGCCGTGACCGGCGATGGCGTGAACGATGCACCTGCTCTTAAGACTGCTCACATCGGAGTAGCAATGGGCAAGGGGGGCACGGACGTCGCTCGCGAAGCTTCGGATATGGTTCTTGTAGACGATAATTTTTCAAGCATATTTCATGCGGTACGTGAAGGCCGCATTGTGTTCGACAACCTGCGGAAGGCTGTTTTCTTTCTACTCCCAACCGGCCTTGCGGCGATTTGGTCCATCTTGTTGACCATGATAGCGGGTATTCCGATTCCGTATGTCCCTGCTCAGTTGCTGTGGATCAACATAGTGACAAATGGATTGCAGGACGTGGCCTTTGCTTTTGAACCAGGCGAGAAGGATGTTGAGCAGCGCGCCCCGAGACCGACAGGTGAGGGGATTGTGAACGGCCTGCTAATACAACGCACGGCTATAGTCAGTGTGTGCATCGCGTTAGGTGTCTTTTTTATATTCACCCTCGCATTAAATTCTGAGTATGAGTTGGAAAAGGCTAGAACCATGGCCATGACAACTATGGTGCTTTTCCAATTTTTCCAAGCCTTCAACTCTCGCTCTGAGTATACCTCGGTATTTCAGATGAATCCATTTTCGAACAGGTTCCTTTTCATCAGTATGACACTTGCGTTGTTGGCTCAGATTTGGGTGGTTTCATCCCCTACGATGGAAGTGATATTCCGGACAAGACCTTTGAGTGTTGTAGAGTGGGGGATGTGTACCTCGGTTGCGGTGTCTGTTGTTCTGGTGGTAGAATTCGATAAGTATTTGCGAAGAAAATTTCGCCGTTAA
- a CDS encoding universal stress protein — MKPQKILVPIDGSIPSKNAAKYAASLASQNGAKVILLHVYGPISQLLSGKGLQLVKEELSGHAEKLLQEYKVLLEDCGASVTTISRAGGTGNVILNVADEIGCDLIVMGSRGHSAIEGAIMGSVAIKVLHGAKCPVLVTRQLREYYPDQACFV; from the coding sequence ATGAAGCCCCAAAAGATACTTGTTCCCATAGATGGTTCCATTCCTTCCAAGAATGCAGCCAAGTACGCAGCTTCCCTTGCTAGCCAAAATGGCGCCAAAGTTATACTTCTTCATGTATATGGGCCAATTAGTCAGTTACTTTCAGGAAAAGGTCTACAACTAGTCAAGGAAGAGCTTTCGGGCCACGCAGAAAAGCTTTTGCAAGAGTACAAAGTACTTCTAGAAGACTGTGGCGCTTCAGTAACCACCATTTCTCGAGCTGGCGGAACCGGCAACGTGATTCTCAATGTCGCAGACGAAATAGGCTGTGACCTCATTGTCATGGGTTCCCGTGGCCACTCAGCCATTGAAGGAGCTATAATGGGCAGCGTTGCCATCAAGGTGCTCCACGGAGCTAAATGCCCAGTGCTTGTAACCAGACAACTGCGCGAATATTATCCTGATCAAGCCTGCTTCGTCTAA
- a CDS encoding BCCT family transporter translates to MSQKDQGMLTRLLGKYDPVLFYVTALFTLTIVVIGATNPEALGHYANIARNYISNTFGWFFVAVTAIYIFFGFFIGFSKYGKMTLGKDGDKPEFSTTTWIAMLFSCGIGVGYVLWGAAEPMFHFMNTPYDAVGGTKAALPVAIRIASLHWGFHSWMGYSIVGLCIAFPAFRLGRPMTLSTSLHGILGDKVEGHICSKILDTLGAIATVGGLSTALGLGIISLNFGVELIFGVETGIIGKVILMSIVIGIYIISTMTGLQRGMTILSNINIVVAISWCAFILFNGETNILLRLMVNNVGSYLSELIPMTFYTDPLQSSKWITNWSIFYWLLVISWAPFVGGFIARISRGRTIREFILGAVLVPSAFSLVWFTIVGGSAVLAEINQTAPMWEAVSADVGAGIYTLLGSFPLSSFMNVVVFVNMILFLVTSADSASFFVAMLMSKGAYEPKTAMKVVWGVFLGSLAVVLLISGGLQALQAASIVAGAPFGVAMLFMFWSLMKTLRSEAAKEESKQLIRTEYQENIVCPSEAA, encoded by the coding sequence ATGTCACAGAAAGATCAGGGGATGCTTACCCGTCTACTCGGAAAGTATGATCCAGTTTTATTTTACGTCACGGCACTTTTCACACTCACTATCGTAGTAATCGGCGCAACAAATCCGGAAGCTCTCGGGCACTATGCAAACATTGCACGTAACTACATATCAAACACATTCGGTTGGTTTTTCGTTGCTGTAACAGCAATCTATATATTCTTTGGTTTCTTTATCGGCTTCAGCAAATACGGCAAAATGACCCTCGGGAAGGACGGTGACAAGCCGGAATTCAGCACAACTACATGGATTGCCATGCTCTTTAGCTGCGGCATCGGCGTTGGTTACGTTCTCTGGGGCGCAGCCGAGCCAATGTTCCACTTCATGAATACCCCGTACGATGCAGTTGGCGGGACAAAAGCTGCGTTACCAGTTGCTATCCGCATTGCATCCTTACACTGGGGCTTCCACTCATGGATGGGGTACTCAATTGTAGGCCTTTGTATCGCGTTTCCTGCTTTCCGTCTGGGGCGCCCAATGACCCTTTCTACTTCCCTTCACGGCATTCTAGGGGACAAAGTAGAAGGCCACATCTGCTCCAAAATTCTCGATACCCTTGGTGCTATTGCAACAGTTGGCGGGTTAAGCACAGCCCTTGGCCTTGGCATCATCTCCCTTAATTTTGGTGTAGAACTGATTTTCGGTGTGGAAACAGGTATTATTGGTAAAGTAATTCTGATGAGCATTGTTATCGGCATCTACATTATTTCCACCATGACAGGCTTGCAACGCGGCATGACTATTCTTAGTAATATCAACATCGTTGTTGCAATATCCTGGTGTGCTTTCATTCTCTTCAACGGAGAAACAAACATTCTTCTCCGCCTTATGGTCAACAACGTAGGTTCCTACTTAAGCGAACTTATTCCGATGACCTTCTACACTGACCCGCTTCAATCTAGTAAGTGGATTACCAACTGGAGTATCTTCTATTGGTTGCTCGTAATCTCATGGGCACCATTTGTAGGTGGCTTTATTGCCCGCATCTCCCGTGGTCGAACCATCCGCGAATTTATCCTTGGCGCTGTACTGGTACCAAGCGCTTTCAGCCTTGTCTGGTTCACAATCGTTGGTGGCTCTGCTGTTTTGGCTGAAATCAACCAAACTGCACCAATGTGGGAAGCTGTATCCGCTGACGTTGGAGCTGGTATCTACACCCTGCTCGGTAGCTTCCCGCTTTCTTCTTTCATGAACGTAGTAGTGTTTGTGAACATGATCCTCTTCCTAGTTACATCAGCAGACTCTGCTTCCTTCTTTGTAGCTATGCTTATGTCAAAAGGTGCATATGAGCCAAAGACGGCTATGAAAGTAGTTTGGGGGGTATTCCTCGGTTCACTTGCTGTCGTTCTTCTTATCAGTGGAGGACTTCAAGCGCTACAGGCAGCAAGCATTGTAGCGGGGGCGCCATTTGGCGTTGCCATGCTCTTCATGTTCTGGTCCCTGATGAAAACTCTGCGCTCTGAAGCAGCAAAAGAAGAGTCCAAACAGCTCATACGAACTGAGTATCAAGAAAATATTGTATGTCCTTCAGAAGCCGCCTAA
- a CDS encoding amidohydrolase: MFKSTIFTNANIETGKNEECPHDSLLVTENIIVKLGTLEECKALAEKKVTIIDCENKSLTPGFIDAHNHVTLLGASLRASKFHYPAVSCINDVVDVVKKASEQKEKGEWIRGWGLDYGKFPNATPPTRFDLDKVSPDHPVAIVHYTGHYVLVNSKALEIAGIDDSIEDPKGGRFIRDEQGRLTGLAQDAAQQMVVPTSVKVKHHGPDIGYDTPTEELVGDIQCASDALRAVGVTTVVDPQVTTREMVGLVRAQHEGGLGVRTVCMYLSNHLEALIETGIHEPFGNDFLAIGPVKYYCDGAIVGGTAAFTEPLNNRPDGFTGALYWEKDEDLAKSLNTTHTTGFQFGIHTQGDRAHDIMLDSVEAILKKHPRVDHRHRIEHSGYPRPDQVTRIAEYGMVPITQPGQLREAGLNLVDNYGEDRASRIYPLREFLDNGIEAVISSDAFVQSFNPLSTCRGAVERISDDGRDMGKAQRITMKEAIMCHTYFAAKSFFWEDRIGSLEEGKRADIILFDRDILHEDPAKLLDVKVEITMLDGQVVYTA, translated from the coding sequence ATGTTCAAAAGCACTATTTTTACCAACGCCAACATTGAAACCGGTAAAAACGAAGAGTGTCCACACGACAGCCTCCTTGTCACCGAAAACATCATCGTAAAGCTGGGGACTCTTGAAGAGTGCAAAGCTCTTGCTGAAAAGAAAGTAACGATTATCGACTGTGAAAATAAAAGCCTGACACCAGGCTTTATTGACGCACACAACCACGTAACGTTGCTTGGCGCATCCTTACGCGCTTCTAAATTCCACTACCCAGCAGTGTCCTGCATTAACGATGTGGTTGACGTTGTTAAAAAAGCTTCTGAACAGAAAGAAAAAGGCGAATGGATTCGTGGTTGGGGTCTTGATTATGGGAAATTCCCTAATGCGACCCCGCCAACCCGCTTTGATCTAGATAAAGTTTCTCCAGATCATCCAGTTGCTATTGTTCACTACACAGGCCACTACGTGCTTGTTAACTCCAAAGCATTGGAAATTGCAGGTATTGATGATTCTATTGAAGATCCAAAAGGTGGCCGTTTCATCCGTGATGAACAAGGACGTCTGACCGGCCTTGCACAGGACGCTGCCCAGCAGATGGTTGTTCCAACTTCCGTGAAAGTAAAACATCACGGTCCGGATATTGGCTACGACACCCCGACCGAAGAACTTGTTGGTGACATTCAGTGCGCATCCGACGCACTGCGAGCTGTAGGTGTCACGACAGTGGTTGACCCACAAGTCACTACCCGTGAAATGGTTGGCCTCGTTCGTGCTCAGCACGAAGGCGGACTCGGTGTTCGTACCGTCTGCATGTACCTTTCCAACCACTTGGAAGCACTCATTGAAACCGGAATCCATGAACCTTTCGGTAATGATTTTCTCGCGATCGGCCCTGTTAAGTACTACTGCGATGGCGCAATTGTAGGTGGTACCGCAGCATTTACTGAGCCTCTTAACAACCGTCCTGACGGCTTTACCGGTGCACTTTACTGGGAAAAAGATGAAGATCTCGCTAAATCCTTGAACACAACCCACACCACCGGTTTCCAGTTCGGCATCCACACTCAGGGCGACCGTGCACACGACATTATGCTCGACAGTGTGGAAGCAATTCTGAAAAAACACCCACGAGTTGACCACCGTCACCGCATTGAGCACAGTGGCTATCCACGTCCTGATCAGGTGACACGTATAGCCGAATACGGCATGGTACCTATCACCCAGCCGGGTCAGCTCCGTGAAGCAGGTCTCAATCTTGTAGACAACTACGGCGAAGACCGTGCATCCCGCATCTATCCTCTCCGCGAATTCCTCGACAACGGTATTGAAGCTGTTATCAGCTCCGATGCTTTCGTACAGTCTTTCAATCCGCTCAGCACCTGTCGTGGTGCTGTAGAACGTATCTCCGACGATGGTCGTGACATGGGTAAAGCACAGCGCATTACCATGAAAGAAGCGATCATGTGCCACACCTACTTCGCTGCTAAATCTTTCTTCTGGGAAGACCGTATCGGTTCCCTTGAAGAAGGAAAACGCGCTGATATCATTCTGTTCGACAGAGATATCTTACATGAAGATCCTGCAAAGCTCCTCGACGTAAAAGTTGAAATAACCATGTTAGATGGTCAGGTAGTTTACACCGCCTAA
- a CDS encoding GntR family transcriptional regulator: MSKDKQNDTSTLSARDRVYQYLMKEMHRGTLLPGSSIDLKRIKDTLTVSSTPLRDALIKLESEGFVTIHPRSRVTVNTLEIKDFPFLYNVIGGIECTLIIEGLNSYTPDVIAQMRELNAKMKQAITDYKMSLYDEYHYAFHDIFLQQCDNLFARRILTPIKHRLWDFPRRNFLHEWYLKAFDEHEAIIRAIEAKDVSQISHALKDIHWGYELCKNSIKVEYNLE, from the coding sequence ATGTCCAAAGACAAGCAAAACGATACCTCGACTCTTTCCGCAAGAGATCGAGTTTACCAATATCTGATGAAAGAAATGCACCGTGGAACCTTACTTCCCGGCAGCAGTATCGACTTAAAACGTATTAAAGACACCCTCACCGTCAGCAGTACACCACTGCGTGACGCACTCATAAAACTTGAGTCAGAAGGGTTTGTCACAATTCATCCACGCAGCCGAGTAACTGTTAACACTTTGGAAATTAAAGATTTTCCATTCTTATACAACGTTATCGGTGGCATAGAGTGCACACTTATTATTGAAGGGTTGAACTCGTATACACCGGATGTGATTGCACAAATGCGTGAGTTAAACGCAAAAATGAAACAGGCCATAACTGACTATAAGATGTCTTTATATGACGAATATCATTACGCGTTTCATGATATTTTCCTTCAACAGTGCGACAATCTCTTTGCACGAAGAATCCTTACTCCAATCAAGCACCGCCTCTGGGATTTCCCTAGACGCAACTTTCTTCACGAATGGTACTTGAAGGCTTTTGATGAACACGAAGCAATCATCCGTGCCATCGAAGCCAAAGATGTATCCCAGATCAGCCACGCGCTGAAAGATATTCACTGGGGATACGAACTTTGTAAAAACTCAATCAAAGTTGAGTACAATCTGGAGTAA
- a CDS encoding ATP-binding cassette domain-containing protein, translating to MALSNVSWELKSEDNWAVIGGNGAGKSTFLSLVRGDIWPTQTMGQRHYFDKDGKPSLSPIGFREYTTTISAELIDHYLRLERVLDGKTLLMTGLHNTPLVYTPPTQEEWDKVHALAERMGVVEFLDKPLPECSSGQIKRLFLTRAMACNPRILFLDEYADGLDRQSRLEIVALIDRMAESGVQVICATHRATELPACINRILMLESGRIVHAGARTVGTSSSNEFSSKSQTGAQGVLDKNSELSGHSVATPEDIPQTAVMNLSLLPAPKPVSPSTPVLSLTNATAGIVSNANLVVKAGERWMLTGPNGAGKSTLLRMIAGELPAAYGGEVRWFGQGRIPTDGEYKDFWSIRKRMGLVSPRLQTLHRMELRVFDMVLSGFWQHIGLHNYPTPTMEQAAHDTLTALGISNLAERNANTLSYGQLRKALIARALVNSPSLLILDEPFSGLDAPSRHDMRVILSGLADEGLTMFLATHHPEESQNWATNTATIEDGIVTVLPE from the coding sequence ATGGCTCTCTCGAATGTTTCCTGGGAACTGAAATCTGAGGATAATTGGGCAGTCATTGGTGGCAATGGAGCGGGCAAAAGCACGTTTCTTTCTCTTGTGCGTGGCGATATTTGGCCAACTCAGACTATGGGACAGCGTCATTATTTCGATAAAGACGGCAAACCATCCTTGTCGCCTATAGGTTTTAGAGAATACACAACCACAATTTCTGCCGAACTCATAGATCATTACCTTCGTTTAGAGCGTGTTCTTGATGGCAAGACTTTGCTTATGACCGGTCTGCATAATACGCCTCTGGTGTATACCCCGCCTACGCAGGAGGAATGGGATAAGGTTCATGCCCTTGCAGAGCGTATGGGTGTTGTTGAGTTTTTGGATAAGCCCCTGCCGGAATGTTCCAGTGGTCAGATTAAGCGACTTTTTCTCACTCGTGCTATGGCCTGCAATCCACGTATACTTTTTTTAGATGAATATGCTGATGGACTTGATCGCCAGTCCCGATTGGAAATAGTGGCTCTTATCGATCGAATGGCAGAATCGGGAGTGCAGGTTATTTGTGCTACGCATCGCGCAACAGAGCTTCCGGCCTGCATTAACCGTATTCTCATGCTAGAAAGCGGGCGTATTGTTCATGCGGGAGCTCGAACTGTGGGTACTTCAAGCAGTAATGAGTTTTCTTCAAAAAGTCAGACAGGGGCACAGGGAGTTCTAGATAAGAATTCTGAATTATCTGGTCATTCAGTGGCAACTCCGGAAGATATTCCCCAGACGGCAGTCATGAATCTTTCGTTATTGCCTGCTCCTAAGCCAGTTTCTCCTTCCACTCCTGTGTTATCCCTTACCAATGCTACAGCTGGAATTGTTAGCAATGCCAACTTGGTTGTTAAAGCCGGTGAACGTTGGATGCTCACAGGTCCTAACGGTGCAGGCAAGTCTACGCTGTTACGTATGATTGCAGGAGAGCTGCCTGCTGCCTATGGTGGTGAGGTGCGTTGGTTTGGACAGGGGCGCATTCCGACTGATGGCGAATATAAGGATTTTTGGAGCATCAGAAAACGCATGGGCTTGGTATCTCCTCGTTTGCAGACCTTGCATCGGATGGAGTTACGCGTTTTTGATATGGTTCTTTCCGGATTCTGGCAGCATATCGGATTGCATAACTATCCAACTCCGACAATGGAGCAGGCCGCTCATGATACCCTCACTGCTCTGGGGATTTCTAACCTTGCCGAGCGTAATGCAAACACACTTTCCTACGGTCAACTCCGTAAGGCTCTCATTGCCCGTGCTCTTGTAAATAGTCCTAGCCTGCTTATTCTAGACGAACCTTTCAGCGGACTGGACGCGCCGTCTCGTCACGATATGCGCGTCATTCTCAGTGGGCTTGCCGATGAAGGACTCACTATGTTCCTTGCAACACACCATCCTGAAGAATCACAAAATTGGGCGACGAACACGGCAACTATTGAGGACGGTATTGTTACAGTATTGCCGGAGTGA